In Dermatophilus congolensis, a genomic segment contains:
- the fbaA gene encoding class II fructose-bisphosphate aldolase, which translates to MPIATPDVYAEMLDKAKAGSFAYPAINVSSSQTLNAAIRGFAEAGSDGIIQVSTGGSEYFSGPTIKHMVTGSLAMAAFAQEVAKNYDVNIALHTDHCPKNKLDGFVRPLLEASTEKVKKDGLPYFQSHMWDGSAVPLEENLQIAQELLEKAAAARVILEVEIGVVGGEEDGVVGEINDKLYTTPEDAIATVEALGLGEKGRYMAALTFGNVHGVYKPGNVKLRPEILKQAQDAIVAKFGDAQGDKPLDLVFHGGSGSTEQEISDAVDYGVVKMNVDTDTQYAFTRPIAGWMMSNYEGVLKIDGEVGNKKQYDPRAWGKAAEEGMAARVVEACENLRSAGKSLK; encoded by the coding sequence GTGCCCATCGCAACCCCGGACGTATACGCGGAGATGCTCGACAAGGCTAAGGCGGGCTCCTTCGCCTACCCAGCCATCAACGTCTCGTCTTCTCAGACTTTGAATGCTGCTATCCGAGGCTTTGCCGAGGCTGGTTCGGACGGCATTATCCAGGTCTCCACGGGTGGTTCGGAGTACTTCTCCGGCCCGACGATCAAGCACATGGTGACGGGTTCGTTGGCGATGGCTGCGTTCGCGCAGGAGGTCGCTAAGAACTACGACGTCAACATTGCGTTGCACACCGACCACTGCCCCAAGAACAAGCTGGATGGCTTTGTGCGTCCGCTGCTTGAGGCTTCTACGGAGAAGGTGAAGAAGGACGGTCTTCCGTACTTCCAGTCGCACATGTGGGATGGTTCGGCGGTTCCGCTGGAAGAGAACCTGCAGATCGCGCAGGAACTGTTGGAGAAGGCTGCCGCTGCACGGGTCATCCTTGAGGTGGAGATCGGTGTCGTTGGTGGTGAAGAAGATGGCGTTGTTGGTGAGATCAACGACAAGCTGTACACCACCCCTGAAGACGCGATTGCCACGGTTGAAGCGTTGGGCTTGGGCGAGAAGGGCCGTTACATGGCTGCGCTCACGTTCGGTAACGTGCACGGCGTTTACAAGCCTGGCAACGTCAAGCTCCGCCCGGAGATTTTGAAGCAGGCTCAGGACGCTATCGTCGCCAAGTTCGGTGACGCTCAAGGGGACAAGCCACTGGACTTGGTGTTCCACGGCGGGTCGGGCTCCACTGAGCAGGAGATTTCCGATGCAGTGGATTACGGCGTTGTGAAGATGAATGTTGACACTGACACTCAGTACGCGTTCACTCGCCCGATTGCTGGCTGGATGATGAGCAACTACGAGGGTGTTCTGAAGATTGACGGTGAGGTAGGCAACAAGAAGCAGTACGACCCGCGTGCGTGGGGCAAAGCTGCTGAAGAGGGTATGGCCGCCCGCGTTGTTGAGGCGTGTGAAAACCTGCGTAGCGCAGGTAAGTCGCTTAAGTGA
- a CDS encoding TrmH family RNA methyltransferase: protein MSSDDARGVGVGPWPGGEVAWPRDAGGEVAWPYDAALLAEGDRRNVVDRYRYWRHEAVVADLDSRRHGLHVAVENWEHDFNIGSVIRTANAMNVAAFHIVGRRRWNRRGAMVTDRYQHEFHHGDVAALQQWAAQQSDGAGGVGIPLIGIDNVPGSVPIETYSLPQRCVMLFGQEGPGLTDAAVSACDVILDIAQFGSTRSMNAGAAAAIAMHAWVRAHVFGQSVAG, encoded by the coding sequence ATGAGTTCGGATGATGCGCGCGGGGTTGGGGTGGGGCCGTGGCCTGGTGGTGAGGTGGCATGGCCTCGAGATGCTGGAGGTGAGGTGGCCTGGCCGTATGACGCCGCGCTTCTCGCTGAAGGAGATCGCCGGAATGTGGTTGATCGGTACAGATATTGGCGGCATGAGGCAGTGGTTGCTGATTTGGACTCACGGCGCCATGGGTTGCATGTAGCTGTGGAGAACTGGGAGCACGATTTCAATATCGGTTCGGTGATTCGCACTGCGAATGCGATGAATGTGGCGGCGTTCCATATTGTTGGACGGCGTCGTTGGAATCGGCGGGGTGCGATGGTGACGGACCGATACCAGCATGAGTTTCATCATGGTGATGTGGCGGCGTTGCAGCAGTGGGCGGCTCAGCAGTCAGATGGAGCCGGGGGTGTAGGGATTCCGCTTATTGGAATCGATAATGTTCCGGGATCGGTGCCGATTGAGACGTACTCGTTGCCGCAGCGGTGTGTGATGTTGTTTGGGCAAGAAGGGCCTGGTTTGACGGATGCGGCTGTGTCTGCGTGTGACGTCATCTTGGATATCGCCCAATTCGGTTCTACTCGTTCGATGAATGCCGGAGCTGCGGCAGCGATTGCTATGCATGCCTGGGTTAGGGCGCATGTGTTTGGGCAATCGGTGGCTGGGTGA
- a CDS encoding LemA family protein has protein sequence MVVLLLLILIVVGVVVYGISTNNKLMQARNLTEESWRQIDVELKRRHDLIPNLVETVKGYAAHEGDTLQQVIEARNKAVSAGPSAGQATQAEGELSSALGRLMSISEAYPDLKANNNFTELQRELSATEDRIASGRRYYNATVRDLNTMVDSFPSSFFAKRAGVAKADYFEAETAAKNAPTINFGQGGGTIAGPGQGGPAAAQAAPQPPAVGTQQPGQLSGYDPNQGLGQNYTPSPIQDKRPGEQ, from the coding sequence ATGGTTGTCCTTCTTCTGCTCATCCTCATCGTGGTGGGGGTTGTCGTGTATGGAATCTCGACCAATAACAAGTTGATGCAGGCACGCAACTTGACGGAGGAGTCGTGGCGCCAGATTGATGTCGAGCTCAAGCGTCGGCATGATCTCATTCCCAACCTGGTTGAGACGGTGAAGGGATACGCTGCTCACGAGGGTGACACGTTGCAGCAGGTTATTGAGGCTCGTAACAAAGCTGTCAGTGCTGGTCCTTCGGCTGGTCAGGCTACGCAGGCTGAGGGTGAACTCTCCTCGGCTCTGGGCCGTTTGATGAGTATCAGTGAGGCTTACCCGGATCTGAAGGCAAACAACAACTTCACCGAACTGCAGCGTGAACTCTCTGCCACCGAGGACCGGATCGCTTCGGGGCGTCGCTACTACAACGCCACGGTGCGTGATCTGAACACGATGGTTGACTCTTTCCCCTCGAGCTTCTTCGCTAAGCGGGCTGGCGTGGCCAAGGCAGACTACTTCGAGGCAGAGACGGCCGCGAAGAACGCCCCGACGATCAACTTTGGTCAAGGTGGCGGCACGATTGCTGGCCCAGGTCAGGGAGGGCCAGCTGCTGCGCAGGCGGCGCCGCAGCCTCCAGCCGTGGGTACTCAGCAGCCGGGACAGCTTTCTGGGTATGACCCAAACCAGGGGCTAGGGCAGAACTACACGCCGAGCCCAATTCAGGACAAGCGCCCAGGCGAGCAGTGA
- the pyrE gene encoding orotate phosphoribosyltransferase translates to MTENSSCHGDLAAVIPPAEAAQARAELLEFIKEKAIVWGKVTLSSGKEADYYVDLRRITLDAQAAPLVGAVMLDLTSQLDFDAVGGLTMGADPVATAMLHAGAHRGIRRDAFVVRKAEKTHGLQQRIEGPSIAGRKVLVVEDTSTTGGSPLTAVEAVRQAGAEVVGVAVIADRSSGAAERIRKEAGVPYFYAYGLEDLGLA, encoded by the coding sequence ATGACCGAGAACTCTTCATGTCATGGCGACCTGGCTGCTGTGATTCCTCCAGCGGAGGCTGCGCAGGCGCGGGCAGAGCTGTTGGAATTCATTAAAGAGAAGGCAATTGTCTGGGGCAAGGTGACGTTGTCTTCGGGGAAAGAGGCCGATTATTACGTTGATTTGCGTCGGATCACCTTGGATGCGCAGGCTGCCCCGTTGGTAGGTGCGGTGATGCTGGACTTGACCTCGCAGCTGGATTTCGATGCGGTTGGCGGGTTGACGATGGGTGCTGATCCGGTGGCGACGGCGATGCTTCATGCTGGTGCCCACCGTGGTATTCGGCGGGATGCTTTTGTGGTCCGTAAAGCGGAGAAAACGCATGGTCTGCAGCAGCGTATTGAGGGGCCCTCGATCGCTGGCCGTAAGGTGCTCGTAGTGGAAGACACCTCTACCACGGGTGGTTCACCGTTGACAGCGGTAGAGGCGGTTCGTCAAGCCGGTGCTGAGGTTGTTGGCGTTGCTGTTATCGCTGATCGTTCTTCTGGTGCCGCTGAGCGGATTAGGAAAGAGGCGGGCGTTCCGTACTTCTATGCGTATGGTCTTGAGGACCTCGGCTTGGCTTGA
- a CDS encoding methyl-accepting chemotaxis protein, with protein MAFSTDAVSRAQKTNRRRGVRPRILLVGAIGVIGALLLSMTSLVALNNVTSASQTMSKAAMARVVAWRTAQALSELNGQQNGYVIEALPTEAPPVSDTAGSRKAYVKAVGQMDQVLAQADEVFDDPAQQELLGKVKSAYGDWKNNDAKVVSALLLKTAAGNKEASALATNQAGTIMGELRASSDRLNSLAKQNFEEAQAAVLSARTSAIWVGLLVLVVVAVVVGVLAMRISGSIIASVQGVLASVEAIRRRDLSVPSVRKTNDELGDMAEAIEETRLSLREVMSRVADASSSVAAASEELTATASQVRSSSEVSSRQAGVAAQSAASVSESVGTVAAGTEEMTASIREIAQNTTDAAAVAASAVQVADQTNVTVAKLGESSLEIGEVIKTITSIAEQTNLLALNATIEAARAGEAGKGFAVVANEVKDLAQETSRATDDIGRRVEQIQLDTQAAVSAIAEISGIIASINDTQSTIASAVEEQTATTNEMSRSASEAAAGTSEISSGIQEVSAAAEDTNEAVSSTVQAAEELSRRATELQQLVDGFSI; from the coding sequence ATGGCGTTCTCAACTGACGCTGTAAGTCGAGCGCAAAAAACGAATCGTCGTCGTGGCGTACGGCCAAGAATTTTGCTGGTGGGAGCAATTGGCGTAATTGGCGCTTTGCTTTTGTCGATGACTTCGTTGGTGGCGTTGAATAATGTCACTTCTGCCTCACAAACGATGTCCAAAGCGGCGATGGCGCGGGTTGTTGCGTGGCGAACTGCTCAGGCACTTTCGGAGTTGAATGGTCAGCAGAACGGGTATGTCATTGAGGCTTTGCCTACTGAGGCCCCGCCGGTGAGTGATACGGCTGGTTCGCGGAAGGCTTATGTGAAAGCCGTAGGGCAGATGGATCAGGTGTTGGCTCAGGCTGATGAGGTTTTTGATGACCCCGCGCAGCAGGAGCTGTTGGGCAAAGTGAAGAGTGCTTACGGTGACTGGAAAAACAACGACGCCAAGGTTGTTTCTGCGTTGCTGTTGAAAACGGCTGCTGGCAATAAAGAAGCCAGTGCTCTGGCCACTAATCAGGCTGGCACCATCATGGGCGAGCTCCGGGCTTCGTCGGACAGGTTGAATAGCCTTGCTAAACAGAATTTTGAGGAAGCCCAGGCAGCTGTGCTGAGCGCGCGTACTTCTGCGATATGGGTGGGGCTTCTGGTTCTTGTTGTTGTTGCGGTAGTAGTCGGTGTTCTGGCTATGCGGATTAGTGGGTCGATTATTGCTTCGGTGCAGGGAGTGCTTGCTTCGGTGGAGGCGATTCGTCGTCGAGATTTAAGTGTGCCTAGCGTCCGTAAGACGAATGATGAGTTGGGCGACATGGCTGAGGCGATCGAAGAGACGCGTTTGTCTTTGCGTGAGGTGATGTCGAGGGTGGCGGATGCTTCGAGTTCGGTCGCGGCTGCTTCTGAGGAGTTGACTGCCACTGCCTCGCAGGTGCGTTCGTCTTCAGAGGTGTCTTCGCGTCAAGCGGGGGTGGCTGCTCAGTCAGCGGCTTCGGTCTCTGAAAGTGTGGGGACTGTTGCTGCAGGCACGGAGGAGATGACGGCGTCTATTCGCGAGATCGCCCAAAATACGACTGATGCTGCGGCTGTTGCTGCTTCAGCTGTGCAGGTAGCTGACCAGACTAACGTCACGGTCGCCAAACTTGGTGAGTCGAGCTTGGAGATTGGTGAGGTTATTAAAACCATCACGAGTATCGCTGAGCAGACGAATCTTTTGGCGCTCAATGCCACGATTGAGGCGGCTCGTGCTGGTGAGGCAGGTAAGGGTTTCGCTGTGGTTGCTAATGAGGTGAAGGATCTAGCCCAAGAGACGAGCCGGGCCACAGATGATATTGGGCGCCGAGTAGAGCAGATCCAGCTGGATACCCAGGCTGCAGTGTCTGCGATTGCTGAGATCAGTGGAATCATTGCTTCCATTAATGACACACAGTCCACGATCGCTTCGGCTGTGGAGGAGCAAACGGCGACGACGAATGAGATGAGTCGTTCCGCCTCGGAAGCGGCTGCGGGTACCAGTGAGATCTCTTCGGGGATTCAAGAGGTATCGGCGGCTGCTGAAGACACCAATGAGGCGGTTTCTTCGACGGTGCAAGCGGCGGAGGAGCTTTCCCGTCGGGCGACAGAGCTGCAGCAATTGGTGGATGGATTCAGTATCTGA
- a CDS encoding methyl-accepting chemotaxis protein, with amino-acid sequence MRALFNKPPQVTEPLPPQDDEIAVLRTVMAALETSHGYEEAACAAINAACCALSWDLCSVWRVNHDTNKLIMDASSHRDPSLEPAPGEKLTLAKGEGVLGRAWERHEIIIEENEATILRHFFGPSAPIGATHIGLPISHQGRIYGVLSFFAYTPWIITERRIELLKCIGDLLSTALERIRYSAISQEQAQSANAVNSVLREVTQTTEESTAIQTALDTIRHEFNWEYGSFWGLDEKENVLRFVIESGDAGEEFRQVTHNSTFAKGVGVAGRTWASNNLVYEPDLGQVTDCVRAPAAQRAGVRSGVCLPVVVDNKVVGTMDFFATRTIDLNDTRREALRNTAFLVSHAIERIRGTQRISEAATHLLDSIAEVEKEVHSARTIADEAARITTDAGRIIKELDTSSTEIGAVVKTITAIAEQTNLLALNATIEAARAGEAGKGFAVVANEVKELAHETSDATDEVNLKVGRIQSDATNVSSTLDEVSAAVERINTAQQAIAALLHNQTDVTRAVLGG; translated from the coding sequence ATGCGCGCGCTCTTCAACAAACCTCCACAGGTCACCGAGCCCCTGCCGCCCCAGGACGATGAAATCGCAGTTCTACGAACCGTGATGGCAGCCCTGGAAACATCTCACGGGTATGAAGAAGCAGCCTGCGCAGCAATCAACGCCGCATGCTGTGCCCTGAGCTGGGACCTTTGCAGCGTCTGGCGCGTCAACCACGACACCAACAAACTCATCATGGATGCCTCCTCACACCGAGACCCTTCTCTCGAACCAGCCCCTGGAGAAAAACTCACCCTCGCCAAAGGCGAAGGAGTGCTCGGACGCGCCTGGGAACGACACGAAATCATCATTGAAGAGAACGAAGCGACCATTCTGCGCCACTTCTTCGGCCCCAGCGCCCCCATCGGCGCCACCCATATCGGACTGCCGATCAGCCACCAAGGCCGCATCTACGGGGTCTTGTCATTCTTCGCCTACACGCCCTGGATCATCACCGAACGCCGCATCGAACTACTCAAATGCATCGGCGATCTTCTCTCCACCGCACTCGAACGAATTCGATACTCCGCCATCAGCCAAGAACAAGCCCAAAGCGCCAACGCCGTGAACTCCGTTCTGCGCGAAGTCACCCAAACCACTGAAGAATCCACAGCAATCCAAACAGCCCTCGACACCATTCGACACGAATTCAACTGGGAATACGGATCTTTTTGGGGACTCGACGAAAAAGAAAACGTGCTGCGCTTCGTCATAGAATCCGGCGACGCTGGCGAAGAATTCCGCCAAGTCACCCACAACTCCACCTTCGCCAAAGGAGTAGGAGTCGCCGGACGCACCTGGGCAAGCAACAACCTCGTCTACGAACCCGACCTAGGCCAAGTCACCGACTGCGTCCGCGCTCCCGCCGCCCAACGAGCCGGCGTCCGCTCCGGCGTCTGCCTGCCCGTCGTCGTCGACAACAAAGTAGTTGGCACCATGGACTTCTTCGCCACCCGCACAATCGACCTCAACGACACCCGCCGCGAAGCCCTCCGCAACACCGCATTCCTCGTCTCCCACGCAATCGAACGCATCCGCGGCACCCAACGCATCTCCGAAGCAGCAACACACCTACTCGACTCCATCGCCGAAGTCGAAAAAGAAGTCCACTCAGCACGCACCATCGCCGACGAAGCAGCCCGCATCACCACCGACGCCGGACGCATCATCAAAGAACTCGACACCAGCTCCACCGAAATCGGCGCCGTCGTCAAAACAATCACCGCCATCGCAGAACAAACCAACCTACTGGCCCTCAACGCCACCATCGAAGCCGCCCGCGCCGGAGAAGCAGGCAAAGGCTTCGCCGTCGTCGCCAACGAAGTCAAAGAACTCGCACACGAAACCTCTGACGCCACAGACGAAGTCAACCTCAAAGTCGGCCGCATCCAATCAGACGCCACCAACGTCAGCAGCACCCTCGATGAGGTATCCGCCGCCGTAGAACGCATCAACACCGCACAACAAGCCATCGCCGCTCTCTTGCACAACCAAACCGACGTCACCCGCGCCGTACTCGGCGGATAA
- a CDS encoding exodeoxyribonuclease III — protein sequence MRIAFWNINSIRARMDRLLAMLERNDIDVLAVQETKVKDEAFPADPIRAAGYDVAHHGINQWNGVAILSRVGLEDIQIGFDGMPTWGEPDPVAEARAIGATCCGIRVWSLYIPNGREIDHPHYTYKLDWMRALRNNGENWLTNNPHAQILLTGDWNVAPTDEDVWDMSFFEGKTHVTAPEREAFQAMIDTGFTDVVRPHTPGPGVYTYWDYTSLRFPKRQGMRIDFGLASPALANRVTHAYIDRDERKGKGASDHAPVIIELT from the coding sequence GTGCGTATCGCTTTCTGGAACATCAACTCCATCCGCGCCCGCATGGACCGACTCCTCGCCATGCTCGAACGCAACGACATCGACGTCTTGGCCGTGCAAGAAACCAAAGTCAAAGACGAAGCCTTCCCCGCAGACCCCATCCGAGCAGCCGGCTACGACGTCGCCCACCACGGAATCAACCAATGGAACGGCGTGGCCATCCTCTCCCGCGTCGGCCTCGAAGACATACAAATCGGATTCGACGGCATGCCCACCTGGGGCGAACCCGACCCCGTCGCTGAAGCCCGCGCTATCGGCGCCACCTGCTGCGGAATCCGCGTCTGGTCCCTCTACATACCCAACGGCCGCGAAATCGACCACCCCCACTACACGTACAAACTCGACTGGATGCGCGCCCTACGCAACAACGGCGAAAACTGGCTCACCAACAACCCCCACGCCCAGATCCTCCTCACCGGAGACTGGAACGTCGCCCCCACCGACGAAGACGTCTGGGATATGTCTTTCTTCGAAGGAAAAACCCACGTCACCGCCCCCGAACGTGAAGCATTCCAAGCAATGATCGACACCGGCTTCACCGACGTCGTCCGCCCCCACACCCCCGGTCCCGGTGTCTACACCTACTGGGACTACACATCACTACGCTTCCCCAAACGCCAAGGCATGCGCATCGACTTCGGACTAGCCTCCCCCGCCCTGGCCAACCGCGTCACCCACGCCTACATCGACCGCGACGAACGCAAAGGCAAAGGCGCAAGCGACCACGCCCCCGTCATCATCGAACTCACCTAA
- a CDS encoding phytoene desaturase family protein, with amino-acid sequence MLSGDGRTVGGSGCAQEGVVVAGVAAVVGSGPNGLAAAVHLARSGLEVRVFEAASVPGGSVRSVPLFGQGSLVDVGAAAHPFGVSSPFFRGCGLDKHGLRWLHAPVPLAHPLVGRPAVVLQRSLGQTAGELGRDGVAWRRLLGPSVRGWDQVVESFLGPVVRVPRYPVTMAGFGVRGLWPATLLGRSLFSGVQARALFAGSAAHAFVPLSRACTSAFGVVLSAAGHAVGWPVAEGGSGAITAALVAELESLGGQVVTGCQVVDVRQVGDADVVMLDVGPWDAVRLVGERMPSRVRRALLRWRYGAAAYKVDYLLDGPVPWADSRLSGAGTVHVGGTMEEIAWAEGQVAAGRVPQRPFVVVCQQGVADGLRAPEGRQVVYAYAHVPSGADGPDVGQLIDAQIERFAPGFRDRVVARVESGPSALSAANLNVVGGDIVGGAASGLQTVFRPRVTLRPYEVGVPGVYLCSSSTPPGGGVHGMCGFYAAEAALRDLRRR; translated from the coding sequence GTGCTTTCAGGTGATGGCCGTACGGTCGGTGGATCGGGTTGTGCGCAGGAGGGTGTTGTGGTTGCTGGTGTTGCTGCGGTGGTGGGATCGGGTCCTAATGGGTTGGCTGCTGCGGTGCATTTGGCACGTAGTGGTTTGGAGGTGAGGGTGTTTGAGGCTGCATCGGTGCCGGGTGGTTCGGTGCGTTCGGTGCCGTTGTTTGGGCAGGGGTCGTTGGTGGATGTGGGAGCTGCGGCGCATCCGTTTGGTGTATCTAGCCCCTTTTTTCGGGGGTGTGGTTTGGATAAGCATGGGTTGAGGTGGTTGCATGCACCGGTTCCGTTGGCGCATCCGTTGGTGGGGCGTCCAGCGGTGGTGTTACAGCGTTCGTTGGGGCAGACGGCCGGTGAGTTGGGCCGTGATGGGGTGGCGTGGCGGCGGCTTTTAGGGCCGTCGGTGCGTGGATGGGATCAGGTGGTGGAGTCGTTTTTGGGCCCGGTGGTGCGGGTGCCGAGGTATCCGGTAACTATGGCTGGGTTTGGGGTTCGTGGGCTGTGGCCGGCGACGTTGTTGGGGCGCTCGCTGTTTTCTGGTGTGCAGGCTCGGGCGTTGTTTGCTGGGAGTGCGGCTCATGCGTTTGTGCCGTTGAGTAGGGCGTGTACGTCGGCGTTTGGGGTGGTGTTGTCGGCGGCGGGGCATGCGGTGGGGTGGCCGGTGGCTGAGGGGGGTTCGGGTGCGATTACGGCGGCGTTGGTTGCTGAGTTGGAGTCTTTAGGTGGTCAGGTGGTGACGGGGTGCCAGGTGGTGGATGTGCGGCAGGTGGGGGATGCGGATGTGGTGATGTTGGATGTGGGGCCGTGGGATGCGGTGCGTTTGGTGGGGGAACGCATGCCTTCGCGGGTGCGGCGGGCGTTGTTGCGGTGGCGGTATGGGGCTGCGGCGTACAAGGTGGATTATTTGTTGGATGGTCCGGTGCCGTGGGCTGATTCGCGGTTGAGTGGGGCTGGGACGGTGCATGTTGGTGGGACGATGGAGGAGATTGCGTGGGCTGAGGGTCAGGTGGCGGCGGGTCGGGTGCCGCAGCGTCCGTTTGTGGTGGTGTGTCAGCAGGGTGTTGCGGATGGTTTGCGTGCACCGGAGGGTAGGCAGGTTGTGTATGCGTATGCGCATGTGCCTTCGGGGGCTGATGGGCCTGATGTTGGGCAGTTGATTGATGCGCAGATAGAGCGGTTTGCGCCGGGGTTTCGGGATCGGGTGGTGGCGCGGGTGGAGTCGGGGCCTAGTGCGCTGTCGGCGGCGAATCTCAATGTGGTTGGGGGTGACATTGTTGGTGGTGCTGCTTCGGGGTTGCAAACGGTGTTCCGGCCGCGGGTGACGTTGCGGCCTTATGAGGTGGGTGTTCCTGGTGTGTATTTGTGTTCCTCGTCGACCCCGCCGGGGGGTGGGGTGCACGGTATGTGTGGGTTTTACGCGGCGGAGGCAGCGTTGCGTGACCTCCGCCGCCGGTGA
- the thiM gene encoding hydroxyethylthiazole kinase: MITTLPAEPITPHHIATAHEALRANSPLVHYLTNIVVANTTANILLAAGAAPAVIDNPHEAAAFATIASGVLINLGTPYAETVTAMREAANGAHSAHTPWVLDPVAAGALPWRTDIARELATHSPSIIRGNASEIMGLTGGAGGRGVDSTAATDDALEAAITASRHYATTIAVSGATDIFVTTTAEETTIVRGNNGVPLLARVIGTGCSLGALMAAYASVASPLIAAVAATTHLNIAGELAAENSSGPGSFAVNLLDALDNITADHITSGTNITTETIPA; this comes from the coding sequence ATGATCACCACCCTGCCCGCAGAACCCATCACCCCCCACCACATCGCCACCGCACACGAAGCCCTACGCGCCAACAGCCCTCTGGTGCATTACCTCACCAACATCGTCGTAGCCAACACCACCGCCAACATCCTCCTCGCCGCCGGCGCAGCCCCCGCCGTCATCGATAACCCCCACGAAGCTGCCGCCTTCGCAACCATCGCATCCGGAGTGCTCATCAACCTCGGAACCCCCTACGCAGAAACCGTCACCGCCATGCGCGAAGCCGCCAACGGCGCACACAGCGCACACACCCCGTGGGTCCTCGACCCCGTTGCCGCAGGTGCACTGCCCTGGCGCACCGACATCGCACGCGAGCTAGCCACCCACTCCCCCAGCATCATCCGCGGCAACGCCTCCGAAATCATGGGCCTCACTGGCGGTGCAGGAGGACGCGGAGTCGACTCCACCGCTGCCACCGACGACGCCCTCGAAGCAGCCATCACCGCCTCACGCCACTACGCAACCACCATCGCGGTTTCCGGCGCCACCGACATCTTCGTCACCACCACTGCAGAAGAAACCACCATCGTGCGAGGCAACAATGGTGTCCCCTTGCTCGCCCGCGTCATCGGAACTGGCTGCTCTCTAGGAGCACTTATGGCCGCATACGCCTCAGTAGCCAGCCCCCTCATCGCCGCAGTCGCAGCCACCACCCACCTGAACATCGCGGGCGAACTCGCAGCCGAAAACAGCTCAGGACCAGGATCCTTCGCCGTCAACCTACTCGACGCGCTCGACAACATCACCGCTGACCACATCACCAGCGGCACCAACATCACCACCGAAACCATTCCCGCATGA
- the thiE gene encoding thiamine phosphate synthase: MTRPNLDLSVYLVTDTTMAGSRRLHDIVQEAVAGGVTIVQIRDPHAEDRAFTELARNAVHTLTGTGIPVILNDRVHLVAATGADGAHVGQSDMPVTEARTILGPDAILGLSITHPDDLTAAMNNGPEALTQLDYIGVGPIRDTTTKPGHAPATGLATLAGIMARSPWPGVAIGGITAADAPAVHAAGAHGLCVVSAIMKAPDPHSAAKELAAAWHTATH; the protein is encoded by the coding sequence ATGACCCGCCCCAACCTCGACCTATCCGTCTATCTCGTCACTGACACCACAATGGCCGGTTCACGGCGCCTGCACGACATCGTTCAAGAGGCCGTCGCAGGTGGGGTAACCATTGTTCAAATACGTGATCCTCACGCTGAAGACCGCGCCTTTACTGAACTTGCCCGCAATGCCGTGCACACACTCACCGGCACCGGCATACCCGTCATCCTCAATGACCGCGTACACCTTGTTGCCGCCACCGGAGCCGACGGTGCCCACGTAGGACAATCCGACATGCCCGTCACCGAAGCACGCACCATCCTGGGCCCCGACGCAATCCTCGGCTTGTCCATCACCCACCCTGATGACCTCACCGCCGCCATGAACAACGGCCCCGAGGCACTGACCCAACTCGACTACATCGGCGTAGGCCCCATCCGCGACACCACAACCAAACCCGGACACGCACCAGCCACCGGTTTGGCCACACTCGCCGGCATCATGGCCAGATCCCCGTGGCCTGGCGTAGCCATCGGCGGAATCACCGCCGCCGATGCCCCGGCCGTCCACGCAGCCGGAGCCCACGGACTATGCGTCGTCAGCGCCATCATGAAAGCGCCCGACCCGCACTCAGCTGCAAAAGAACTCGCCGCCGCCTGGCACACAGCCACCCACTAA